The nucleotide sequence TCCGAGCCGCCACCGCGGCCCGCGGAAGACAGCACCCGCGTGCACAACGTGCCCGTCGGCGCGTCGCCGGTGAGCGGGCCGGCCACCGCCCCGGTCACCATCGTCATCTTCTCCGACTACCAGTGCCCGTTCTGCAAGCGCGCCGAGAAGACCCTCGCCGCGCTCCGCGAGACGTTCGGCGACAAGCTCCGCTTCGTGTGGAAGGACCAGCCGCTCCCGTTCCACTCGCGCGCGATCCCCGCGCTCGAGCTCGCGCACGAGGCCCGCCGCCAGCGCGGCGACGCGGGGTTCTGGAAGGTCCACGACCTCCTCATGGCCTCCCCGCGCCTCGAGGACGACGACCTCAAGCGCATCGCGGGCGAGGCGAACCTCGACGTCGCCAAGGCCATGGCCGCCGTCGCGCGGCGCCCCCACTGGTCCGCGTCGTCGTCCGGGTCCGCCACGTCCGACGACGCGCTCCTCGCCAAGAGGCTCCACGTCAGCGGCACGCCCAGGTTCTTCATCAACGGCCGCTCGCTCGTGGGGGCGCAGCCTCCCGAGGCGTTCTCGACGATCATCCGCGAGGAGCTGGCGCACGCCGAGCGCCTCGTGAAGTCCGGCACGAGCCCCGCCGGCGTGTACGCGGCGATCATGGCGACCGCGGTCGACGAGGACCTCCCCTCGCCGCCCATCGGCGGCGCGGTCCTCGGCGGCGACCTGGCGCCCACCGTCACGCAGGTCGACGTCAAGGTGGGAACCGGGATGATGGCCGCGAGCGGCGACCGGCTCAAGGTGCACTACGTCGGCACCCTGGGCGACGGCACGGAGTTCGACAGCTCGCGAAAGCGGGAGGCCCCGTTCGAGTTCGAGCTCGGCGCGGGCCACGTCATCAAAGGGTGGGACCAAGGCCTCGCGGGGATGCGCGTGGGCGGCACGCGCCGCCTGGTCATCCCACCGAGCCTCGCGTACGGCGCCGCCGGTCACGCGCCGATCCCACCGAACGCCACGCTCACCTTCGTGGTGGAGCTGCTCGAGGTCAAGGCGAAGCGGTAGCCAGACCAACCACCAGCCCGCCTCCGCGGCCCCTTCAAATCGTCACGACGTCGAAGGTCTCGCAGGGCGCGCGGCGGCGCCTGAAGCCTCGGTGCGCGAGGGTGGCCACGCCGGCCGCGGCCGTGAGCTCGAGCCACCCGAACGGGCTCGGCGCCGGCACGTGCGCGAGCGTGGGGTGCCGCGCGCGGGCCCCGGTGAGCAGGCGCATCCGCGGCGCGCTGGCGCTGCCCGAGACCACGAGGTGCTTGCCGCGCGACGCGAACCGCTCGTACGCGTGGACATGGCCGCTGACCCACGCGCGGGCCTTCGGGGCAGCGTAGAACGCCTCGAGCAGCTCGCAGAGACGCGGCGCGCTGTCCCCCGTCATCGCGCTGTTCGTCCACGGCGGGTGGTGGCTCGCGACCACGACGGCGCGCACCGAGCCCTCGCGCTCGGCGTCCGCGAGCTCGGCCCGAAACCACACCACCTGCTCGCTCCACAGCCGCGGACCGAGCGCGCGGCGGTTGGTGTCGAGCACGAGCACGCGCACGTCGCCGAGCGACACCCGCTGCCAGCTCGCGGGCCCAAGCAGGCCGCGGCGCGCGAGGTCGTCGTAGCCTCGAAACGCGAAGGGGAACAGGTCGTGGTTCCCCGCGCACGCCGCGAGCCTCACCCCGCGAGCGCGGAGGCGCGCGAGGCACCCGTCTACGATCTGCCAGGCCGTCCTCGACTGGCGCGCCACGAGATCCCCTAGGAAGATCGCGACCTCGGCGTCGAGCGCGGCGACGAGGTCGAGGAGCCGCGCGCGCTCGTCCGAGTTGTCTTCGCGACCGATCAGCCGCTCGAGCCACAGGGTCGCCTGGGTGTCCCCCACGAAGATGGCGCGCGCGTCCGTCACCCTACGACCGTAGCAGCACGATCGAGTCGAAGCCGCGCGTGGACCGAGGTGGCCCGCGCCGCGACCGTGGTACCGTCACCCCATGGAGCGCCCTCGCGGAGGAGTCGCGCGCGGCGCGGTCGTCGATCGCGGCAAGCAGCTCCGCGCCCGCGTCAGCGCGTGCGCCCTGCGCGCCGCGAGCGCCTGCGCCGCGCTCGCCACGTCGCCTCGGGCGGCCGCCCAGGTGAACACCGAGGCGCTGCGCCCCCAGCTGATGGAGTCGGGGGTCTCGGGCACCGCTGATCTCAGCGTCGGGCTGGCGAAGGGGAATGTAGACTACATCGACATCGGCGGCGGGCTCCGCGTCCAACTCCAGACCCTGCGACCGCCCCGCGCCGACGGCGGCATGCCCTTCGCAGCGCAGCGGGTCTTCGTGGCGGCGAGCGCGCGCTACGCGGAGCGCACGCCCCTCGGGGCGGAGCGCGGCGAGGCGTTCGTGAACCAGCTGCTCGTGCACGCGCGGTGGACCGCCATGTGGCGAGAGCGCTTCGGCACCGAGCTGTTCGCCCAACTTCAAACCAACGAGTTTTTCCGCCTACGCGTGCGCACGCTCGGCGGCACCGGGCTGCGGTTCGAGATCGTGCACGAGGAGCCCGTGCAGGTGTGGGCGGGCACCGGCACCATGCTGGAATACAACCGCGTCGACGTGGCCCCGGGCGCGCCTGATCCCTCGACCGAGCTCGTCAACCGCTCCACGAGCTACCTCGGCGTCCGCACCGCGCTCCGCGACAAGACGCTCCTCCTGCAGCTCATGGGATACGTGCAACCTGCATGGATTCGCCCCAAGGACGTCCGCACGCTCGTCGAGCTCGAGGCGCTCGCCAAGGTCACGGACGCGTTCTCGCTCGGCAACACCCTCTCCGTCCTCCACGACAGCGAGCCCCCGACGACCGTGAGGCCCACCGACCTGAGACTCACCATGACGGTGAAGCTCACGTTCTGAGGTCCGCGCGCAGCCTCCGCCGAGCGCCGCGCGGGACGCCACGGCCGCATCGATCACGCGTAGCGCGCGAGGAACGGCGCGAGCTCGGCCACGCGAGCCTCGGGCCAGGCCGCGCGAGGCGTCAGGATCGCCGTCTTCAGCGCCGAGTGCGCGGGCGGGCTCGTGCCCACCGGGACCCGCTGGATGGCGAGGGCGAGCGCGCGCTGCGCGAGGGCGGCGTTGGCCTGCAGCTGCTTCACCACCGCGCCGACGTGGACGTCTTGGTCTTCGCCCTCCACCGGCTCAGCGTGCTCACCGAAGGCGTCGTAGTCGGTCACCATCGCGAACGTCGCGTAGCTCATCTCGGCCTCGCGGCAGAGCTTCGCCTCGGCGAGGTTCGTCATGCCTACGATGTCGCACCCCAGCGACCGGTGCCACTCGGACTCCGCCCGCGTCGAGAACGCCGGGCCCTCCATGTTGACGTACGTGCCACCGAGCGTGCAGGACGCCCCCGCGTCTCGGGCGGCGGCGTAGAGCACCTCGGCGAGGACCCCGCAGACGGGCTTCGAGAACCCGATGTGGGCCACGATGCCTCGCCCGAAGAAGGTGTGCTCGTCGCGCTGCTTGGTGCGGTCGAGCATCTGCAGGGGGACCACGAACTGCCCAGGCGCGAGCTCGCGCCGGAGCGATCCCACGGCGCTCGCGGAGAGCACCCAGCGTACGCCGAGCTGGCGCAGCGCGTGGATGTTCGCGCGGAACGGGATCTCCGAAGGCAGGAGCGTGTGGTGGCGGCCGTGGCGCGCGAGGAACGCGACCCGTCGGCCTCGCAGACGTCCAATACGGAACGTGTCCGAGGGCGCGCCGTACGGCGTGACCACGGCCCGGTCCTCCTCGACCACGAGCCCCTCCATCGAGGAGA is from Myxococcales bacterium and encodes:
- a CDS encoding thioredoxin domain-containing protein, which translates into the protein RRCVSREPGARFASVREARAAFDALAPSAEDRPSNPDRAPLPVPASPAYPPPPVTGFSAPPVPAGAAGSPFRHPAPGWPPPPPQATGSSAAPWLALGLAGMLIVALGGSLAGFVAYRKRARAPKPTPVLAYWSDVDSPVPVTSRDPVWGERDAPVTLVEFSDLQCPFCSRAEKTVAQLKGEYGPAKLRVVWKNQPLSFHANAQPAAEAAQVVFEKQGSTAFWEFQRLAFENQTSLERASYIRWATGLGVEERAFTLALDGRQSKYKIQQDQDLAKRVGATGTPTFFVNGLRLNGAQPIESFRKLIDPELEKAAVKVAAGTRKDRLYVELSRDNYAAPPPKSEPPPRPAEDSTRVHNVPVGASPVSGPATAPVTIVIFSDYQCPFCKRAEKTLAALRETFGDKLRFVWKDQPLPFHSRAIPALELAHEARRQRGDAGFWKVHDLLMASPRLEDDDLKRIAGEANLDVAKAMAAVARRPHWSASSSGSATSDDALLAKRLHVSGTPRFFINGRSLVGAQPPEAFSTIIREELAHAERLVKSGTSPAGVYAAIMATAVDEDLPSPPIGGAVLGGDLAPTVTQVDVKVGTGMMAASGDRLKVHYVGTLGDGTEFDSSRKREAPFEFELGAGHVIKGWDQGLAGMRVGGTRRLVIPPSLAYGAAGHAPIPPNATLTFVVELLEVKAKR
- a CDS encoding metallophosphoesterase encodes the protein MTDARAIFVGDTQATLWLERLIGREDNSDERARLLDLVAALDAEVAIFLGDLVARQSRTAWQIVDGCLARLRARGVRLAACAGNHDLFPFAFRGYDDLARRGLLGPASWQRVSLGDVRVLVLDTNRRALGPRLWSEQVVWFRAELADAEREGSVRAVVVASHHPPWTNSAMTGDSAPRLCELLEAFYAAPKARAWVSGHVHAYERFASRGKHLVVSGSASAPRMRLLTGARARHPTLAHVPAPSPFGWLELTAAAGVATLAHRGFRRRRAPCETFDVVTI
- a CDS encoding DUF481 domain-containing protein, which translates into the protein MERPRGGVARGAVVDRGKQLRARVSACALRAASACAALATSPRAAAQVNTEALRPQLMESGVSGTADLSVGLAKGNVDYIDIGGGLRVQLQTLRPPRADGGMPFAAQRVFVAASARYAERTPLGAERGEAFVNQLLVHARWTAMWRERFGTELFAQLQTNEFFRLRVRTLGGTGLRFEIVHEEPVQVWAGTGTMLEYNRVDVAPGAPDPSTELVNRSTSYLGVRTALRDKTLLLQLMGYVQPAWIRPKDVRTLVELEALAKVTDAFSLGNTLSVLHDSEPPTTVRPTDLRLTMTVKLTF
- a CDS encoding MTAP family purine nucleoside phosphorylase codes for the protein MEGLVVEEDRAVVTPYGAPSDTFRIGRLRGRRVAFLARHGRHHTLLPSEIPFRANIHALRQLGVRWVLSASAVGSLRRELAPGQFVVPLQMLDRTKQRDEHTFFGRGIVAHIGFSKPVCGVLAEVLYAAARDAGASCTLGGTYVNMEGPAFSTRAESEWHRSLGCDIVGMTNLAEAKLCREAEMSYATFAMVTDYDAFGEHAEPVEGEDQDVHVGAVVKQLQANAALAQRALALAIQRVPVGTSPPAHSALKTAILTPRAAWPEARVAELAPFLARYA